A single window of Ananas comosus cultivar F153 linkage group 17, ASM154086v1, whole genome shotgun sequence DNA harbors:
- the LOC109723047 gene encoding ER membrane protein complex subunit 10 — protein sequence MPFSPSTLSLSSPREEMKRPRALSLILLSLLLLWSSSSSYAFQSDELLPEDDEEFEGLRSPNLEYVNPSRPSPSRRRSDPDASSSSDSKAIQFALEHAFGGSDFSSAGTFTARLKSWSHGGQTLTKLRFTRNALTEAEKEAFKRLLKDDDFYTVRLPSNVLNPTEKDYVMSSVRARCIPRESLDEHFVIHTEGANILAVNYGSAGACQYPRLLKLPEKWSFNSYTVLKNSDQAPRTPTFAEQLMEAENELGEGVKPPEKSFWAKYWMYVIPLGLIVMNVMTQAMNMPMDQAPGQGGAPTQQAAAQRAPNTAAVRRR from the exons ATGCCCTTTTCTCCCTcgactctttctctctcgtccCCACGCGAGGAGATGAAGAGACCCCGAGCTCTCTCGCTCATCCTCCTCTCCCTACTCCTACTATGGTCGTCGTCTTCGTCCTACGCTTTCCAATCCGATGAGCTCCTCCCAGAGGACGACGAGGAGTTCGAAGGGCTCCGATCCCCCAATCTCGAGTACGTAAACCCTAGTCGGCCCTCTCCGAGTCGCCGGAGATCCGATCCcgacgcctcctcctcctcggacTCGAAGGCGATCCAGTTCGCGCTCGAGCACGCCTTCGGAGGCTCCGATTTCTCCTCCGCGGGCACCTTCACAGCGCGCCTCAAATCCTGGAGCCACGGTGGCCAG ACTCTTACTAAGCTCCGATTTACGAGGAATGCGCTTACAGAAGCAGAGAAGGAAGCGTTCAAA CGGTTGTTGAAGGACGACGACTTCTATACAGTTAGATTGCCATCTAATGTGTTGAACCCTACAGAAAAAGATTATGTCATGTCCTCCGTTAGAGCC AGGTGCATTCCACGGGAGAGTTTGGATGAGCACTTCGTTATTCATACG GAGGGTGCAAATATTTTGGCTGTCAACTATGGTTCTGCTGGAGCATGTCAATATCCACGGTTACTGAAACTT CCTGAGAAATGGTCATTCAATTCATACACTGTCCTGAAGAATAGTGATCAAGCACCAAG AACTCCAACATTTGCTGAACAATTGATGGAGGCCGAAAATGAACTTGGTGAAGGTGTAAAACCACCTGAGAAGTCTTTCTGGGCTAAATAT TGGATGTATGTAATCCCCCTGGGTCTCATTGTCATGAATGTCATGACACAAGCCATGAACATGCCAATGGATCAGGCTCCTGGGCAGGGAGGTGCGCCAACACAGCAAGCGGCTGCACAACGAGCTCCGAACACTGCTGCCGTCCGGAGAAGATGA
- the LOC109723049 gene encoding pentatricopeptide repeat-containing protein At3g46870-like: MASSLRCGFSQKLPHPSRSFSSFSSSPSPIRCGLRGGARKPLWRGRVLSTEAIQAVQSLKLASRSSSSSSLDRTAEIFRSKLGRLLKGDLVAVLAELRRQNEWELALQVFAFIKKEVWYKPDLSLYCDMILMLGKNKLIEAAEELFSELREEGLQPDTRAYTEMIGAFLQVDRVEKAMDMYKLMKDSGCNPDKLTLTILIRNLEQAGESELASSVRKDCEEYIDFPEKFLEEVDRKYPKRRSLKLV, encoded by the exons CTTCCACACCCTTCTCGTAGCTTCTCGTCTTTCTCCTCGTCACCATCCCCAATCCGCTGCGGGTTACGCGGCGGGGCGAGGAAGCCGCTGTGGAGGGGCCGCGTGCTCTCCACGGAGGCGATCCAAGCCGTCCAATCCCTCAAGCTCGCATCCAGGTCGTCCTCGTCGTCATCCCTCGATCGGACGGCGGAGATCTTCCGTAGCAAGCTCGGGAGGCTCCTCAAGGGCGATCTCGTCGCCGTGCTCGCCGAGCTTAGGAGGCAGAACGAGTGGGAGCTCGCCCTTCAa GTCTTTGCATTTATAAAAAAGGAGGTGTGGTATAAACCGGACCTTTCTTTATATTGCGATATGATTTTGATGTTGGGAAAGAACAAGCTTATCGAAGCTGCCGAAGAGCTATTTTCCGAGTTGAGAGAAGAGGGTCTGCAGCCCGATACTCGGGCGTATACTGAAATGATAGGGGCTTTTCTACAAGTTGATAGGGTGGAGAAAGCAATGGACATGTACAAGTTGATGAAGGATTCGGGATGCAATCCAGATAAGCTAACTTTAACCATTTTGATCAGGAATCTTGAGCAGGCTGGTGAGAGTGAGCTCGCCTCTTCAGTAAGAAAAGATTGCGAGGAATATATAGATTTCCCCGAGAAGTTTCTTGAAGAAGTTGATAGGAAATAT CCTAAAAGGAGGTCGCTGAAACTTGTTTGA
- the LOC109723046 gene encoding F-box protein SKIP16 — protein sequence MATELERLEGLILETILSKLDAVNVAAVAGVSTRLHAAASDDALWRRFCARDFDLLDPLDPHGGPCPSFKATYKAWFKSFGMYPLPLVRRAKQCWCSLRSWLAENFPEANSTLNKGASEAEIKFAEEELGFKFPLPTKVLYRFCNGQRTMTGNSSEKRRLASLGIIGGYEFYDHIVNMHLLPLERIVSITKLLTKELDFLARRRLILVGASLYFQKFVLLDCDSGQLFVGTKKLMFNGDMMPCVPKALVRLADDTPQDGLLLWLEEHCRRLQSGMIRTRVSRKLRSISLYPEAPPSCSLAVTNGVQVRASAVFVPEASDPEGKSDNYYYTYSIRLSLLPEGCMLDGTYFSCCQLHSRHWIIRSRDNIVANVQGEGVIGKYPLLQPNGEEFVYESCTPLPEAPGSVEGSFTFVPGRLSKPEGSFFDVKVAPFVLEKPEYIF from the exons ATGGCGACGGAGCTCGAGAGGTTGGAGGGGCTGATCCTCGAAACCATCCTCTCCAAGCTCGACGCGGTGAACGTCGCCGCAGTCGCCGGCGTCAGCACCCGCCTCCACGCCGCCGCTTCCGACGACGCGCTGTGGCGTCGCTTCTGCGCCCGCGACTTCGACCTCCTCGACCCCCTCGACCCCCATGGCGGTCCCTGCCCCTCCTTCAAG GCGACATACAAAGCTTGGTTTAAATCTTTTGGTATGTACCCATTACCGCTAGTTAGAAGAGCAAAGCAGTGTTGGTGTTCACTGAGAAGTTGGTTGGCCGAAAACTTTCCTGAGGCAAATAGCACTTTGAACAAGGGTGCTTCGGAAGCTGAAATAAAATTTGCAGAAGAAGAACTTGGTTTTAAGTTTCCTTTGCCTACAAAGGTACTATATCGCTTTTGTAATGGCCAACGGACAATGACGGGCAACAGTTCAGAGAAAAGACGCCTGGCTTCGCTTGGTATTATAGGAGGCTATGAATTTTACGACCACATAGTAAACATGCACTTGTTACCTTTGGAAAGAATAGTCTCCATAACTAAACTACTCACAAAAGAGCTAGATTTCCTGGCCAGAAGAAGATTAATTTTAGTAGGAGCTTCACTGTACTTTCAGAAGTTTGTTCTACTTGACTGTGATAGTGGCCAACTTTTCGTTGGCACCAAGAAATTGATGTTCAATGGTGATATGATGCCATGCGTGCCCAAAGCATTGGTAAGGCTGGCTGATGATACGCCACAAGATGGTCTGCTGCTGTGGTTGGAAGAACATTGCCGGCGTTTACAGAGTGGCATGATTCGAACTCGTGTCTCAAGAAAATTAAGAAGTATCAGTTTGTATCCAGAAGCACCTCCTTCCTGTTCCTTAGCAGTAACTAATGGTGTTCAG GTTCGTGCCTCTGCTGTCTTTGTTCCAGAAGCTTCTGATCCTGAAGGAAAGAGTGACAATTATTATTACACCTACTCAATCCGCTTGTCTCTTCTCCCTGAGGGCTGCATGCTAGATGGGACATACTTCTCATGTTGTCAGCTTCATTCTCGTCACTGGATCATTCGTTCCAGAGATAATATAGTTGCTAATGTACAGGGCGAAGGTGTTATTGGAAAG TATCCGCTCTTGCAACCTAATGGGGAAGAATTTGTCTATGAGAGTTGCACCCCCTTGCCCGAGGCACCTGGATCTGTTGAGGGCTCTTTCACTTTCGTCCCTGGCAG GTTGAGCAAGCCTGAAGGAAGCTTCTTCGATGTAAAAGTGGCGCCCTTCGTTCTCGAAAAACCCGAGTACATATTCTAG